From Pulveribacter suum, a single genomic window includes:
- a CDS encoding RimK family protein, whose translation MNSDHLIIIEKASDFRWSDPDIEVVTAEHFLADGPRIRSRPRKIINLCRSYSYLSVGYYCSLLAEARGDRVTPSVETILELARRRPQSAMLPMLNSLVSPLKEMPRSVRSLTLHVFFGEIEDPQLATLARKSFEMFQCPLLEIEVERAAKSDVWEVSAIHPLKPTDISPEQDAILVRGLAKFTRRTWNPAPRPRTYRMALAVLHDPKDPLPPSNQKTLAKIVEIGESMDISVELIEKKDLSRLTQFDALFIRETTAVSHHTFQFARKAEMANMPVIDDSSSILRCTNKAFLAELLQGHNVPTPQTFLLSKHSLTSAARLLPYPVVLKVPDGAFSLSVKKAEDAMQLVDIAREMLKESDVILAQEFMYTPFDWRIGVLNGTPLFAARYHMCKDHWQIIKHAENGKFQEGQVEAVALVDVPTSVLELACTSAKLIGDGLYGIDIKANGEKSFVIEINDNPNIDMGMEDAHEGIEVYRKILFYLLRRFEKRHNISMHSGTASPDESHTSHNSNQIGVKSAMNINSSNYEVVASEGCAQKIRAIAEISHFPKNQVITS comes from the coding sequence TTGAACTCGGACCATCTCATCATCATCGAGAAGGCATCGGACTTTCGGTGGAGCGATCCCGACATAGAGGTCGTCACCGCTGAGCACTTTCTCGCTGACGGACCTCGAATACGAAGTCGCCCGCGAAAAATCATCAACCTGTGCCGCAGTTATAGCTACTTGAGCGTAGGCTATTACTGCTCCCTTCTGGCTGAGGCGCGCGGAGACCGTGTCACTCCGAGCGTCGAAACGATTCTGGAGTTGGCGCGACGTAGGCCGCAGTCCGCCATGCTGCCAATGCTCAACTCGCTGGTGAGTCCTCTGAAAGAGATGCCGCGATCGGTTCGAAGTCTGACTCTCCACGTCTTCTTCGGCGAGATCGAAGACCCGCAGCTCGCCACCCTGGCGCGCAAGAGCTTCGAGATGTTCCAGTGCCCGCTGCTGGAGATCGAGGTGGAACGGGCAGCCAAATCGGATGTGTGGGAGGTGTCGGCCATCCATCCGCTCAAGCCGACCGATATCAGCCCCGAGCAGGACGCTATTCTTGTGCGGGGCCTTGCGAAATTCACCCGTCGCACCTGGAATCCCGCGCCCCGTCCCCGCACCTATCGCATGGCCCTGGCCGTCCTGCACGATCCCAAAGACCCATTACCACCGTCGAATCAAAAGACTTTGGCCAAGATCGTGGAGATTGGTGAGTCCATGGACATCTCGGTCGAATTGATCGAGAAAAAAGACCTCTCGCGACTGACCCAATTCGACGCCTTGTTCATCCGAGAGACCACCGCCGTATCCCATCACACCTTCCAGTTCGCACGCAAGGCGGAGATGGCGAACATGCCGGTGATCGACGACTCATCATCGATCCTGCGCTGCACCAACAAGGCCTTTTTGGCCGAATTGCTCCAAGGCCACAATGTTCCCACACCTCAGACGTTTCTCTTGAGCAAACATAGCCTGACCAGCGCCGCCAGGTTGTTGCCATATCCGGTCGTTCTCAAGGTTCCCGATGGCGCCTTCAGCCTCAGCGTCAAGAAGGCGGAGGACGCAATGCAGTTGGTCGACATAGCACGGGAAATGCTCAAGGAGTCAGACGTCATTCTTGCTCAGGAGTTTATGTACACGCCGTTTGACTGGCGAATCGGCGTCCTCAATGGAACGCCTCTTTTTGCCGCGCGTTACCACATGTGCAAGGATCACTGGCAAATCATCAAGCATGCCGAAAACGGGAAATTCCAGGAGGGCCAAGTCGAAGCGGTCGCGCTAGTTGACGTGCCGACATCCGTGCTGGAACTGGCGTGCACGTCGGCAAAGCTGATCGGGGATGGGCTCTACGGAATCGACATCAAAGCCAATGGCGAGAAGTCATTCGTGATCGAGATCAACGACAACCCCAATATCGATATGGGGATGGAAGACGCTCATGAAGGTATCGAGGTCTATCGAAAGATTTTGTTTTATCTTCTTCGACGCTTTGAAAAGCGACACAACATTTCTATGCATTCTGGTACGGCATCGCCTGATGAAAGTCACACATCCCACAATTCGAATCAGATTGGGGTCAAATCAGCAATGAATATCAACTCATCAAACTATGAGGTCGTGGCTTCTGAGGGGTGCGCACAGAAAATCAGAGCCATAGCCGAAATAAGCCATTTTCCTAAAAATCAGGTAATAACCTCATAG
- the trbB gene encoding P-type conjugative transfer ATPase TrbB, with protein sequence MSAAPSSFTTSLDRRIQMLRTAMGPLIAAALEDPDVVEVMLNPDRTLWVDRLSSGRAPMGVELPETDGERIIRLVAAHVGSEVHRGQPLLSAELPETGERFEGILPPAAPGPAFALRKRAIGVIPLERYVIDGMMTNAQAGFLVCAVRERQNVLIAGATSSGKTTLANALLAEIAATGDRVLVLEDTVELQCAARDHVPLRTRAGVVSMTELVRSSMRLRPDRVVVGEVRGAEALDLIKVWGTGHPGGIATIHAGSALGALLRLEQLILEVAVNPPRALIAEAVNVVIHIAGRGRKRHIENIARVVGFDGVGYQLADALETPFPELPPLPDAAPAAATSPSPHSLGELP encoded by the coding sequence ATGAGCGCCGCGCCTTCATCCTTCACCACCTCGCTCGACCGCCGCATCCAGATGCTGCGCACGGCGATGGGGCCACTGATCGCCGCCGCGCTGGAAGACCCGGACGTGGTGGAGGTGATGCTGAATCCTGATCGCACCCTTTGGGTGGATCGGCTTTCCAGTGGGCGCGCGCCGATGGGCGTGGAACTGCCCGAGACGGACGGCGAGCGAATCATCCGCCTGGTCGCGGCCCACGTCGGCTCAGAAGTCCATCGCGGGCAACCGCTGCTGTCCGCCGAGCTGCCCGAAACGGGCGAACGATTCGAGGGCATCTTGCCACCTGCCGCGCCGGGGCCGGCCTTCGCGCTGCGCAAGCGCGCCATCGGTGTGATTCCGCTGGAGCGGTACGTCATCGACGGGATGATGACCAACGCGCAGGCGGGCTTTCTCGTTTGTGCCGTGCGCGAACGGCAGAACGTCCTGATCGCCGGCGCCACCAGCAGCGGCAAGACCACGCTCGCCAATGCGCTGCTGGCCGAGATCGCCGCCACGGGCGACCGCGTGCTGGTGCTCGAAGACACGGTGGAGCTGCAATGCGCGGCGCGCGACCACGTTCCGCTGCGCACGCGCGCAGGCGTGGTGTCGATGACCGAGCTGGTGCGCTCGTCCATGCGCCTGCGGCCTGATCGCGTCGTCGTTGGCGAAGTGCGCGGCGCCGAGGCGCTGGATCTCATCAAGGTGTGGGGCACCGGCCATCCCGGCGGCATCGCCACGATCCATGCCGGCTCCGCGCTCGGCGCGCTGCTGCGCCTGGAGCAACTGATTCTCGAAGTGGCGGTGAATCCGCCCCGTGCGCTGATCGCCGAGGCGGTCAACGTGGTGATCCACATCGCCGGGCGCGGGCGCAAGCGCCACATCGAGAACATCGCCCGCGTCGTCGGCTTCGACGGCGTGGGCTACCAACTGGCGGACGCACTGGAAACGCCGTTTCCCGAGCTGCCGCCACTTCCCGATGCCGCACCCGCTGCGGC
- a CDS encoding ribbon-helix-helix protein, CopG family has translation MSHYRLNLFIQPEHAKRLDELAAKKGVSKSSIVAAALASWLSPDAADQREAAIAKRLDRLSRQAERMERDQNIAIETLALFIRYYLTVSTPVPEAHQDAARAQGKARFEQFTEQLGRHLLRGRSLVRDVVEELHPDPMRMEDAAAAAQAQERAS, from the coding sequence ATGAGCCACTACCGCCTGAACCTCTTTATCCAGCCCGAGCACGCTAAGCGGCTCGACGAGCTGGCCGCCAAGAAAGGCGTGTCCAAGTCGTCCATCGTCGCGGCGGCACTCGCATCGTGGCTGTCGCCCGATGCCGCCGACCAGCGCGAGGCGGCCATCGCCAAGCGGCTGGATCGCCTATCGCGCCAGGCCGAGCGCATGGAGCGCGACCAGAACATCGCCATCGAAACGCTGGCGCTGTTCATTCGCTACTACCTGACCGTGAGTACGCCGGTTCCCGAGGCGCATCAAGACGCGGCACGCGCGCAGGGCAAAGCGCGCTTCGAGCAGTTCACCGAGCAGCTTGGTCGCCACCTGCTGCGGGGCCGCAGCTTGGTGCGTGACGTGGTGGAGGAACTGCATCCCGATCCGATGCGGATGGAGGACGCGGCGGCAGCCGCGCAAGCGCAGGAGCGTGCTTCATGA
- a CDS encoding GNAT family N-acetyltransferase, producing MSSIQLRPGDHQDLQQLLELEQQAFASDRISKRSWLSLLKSASAVVLIASFGSAVAGSAVVLLRKRSSIARLYSIAVKGGYRGMGVGRALAVDSLRVAEQLGCKQIRLESRIDNLRAHELFHSLGFQSFGRPVDNYYADGKAAIRFCRSLPRCTAEAGHAVTGVHSSRGRRDQDDEPFTEAV from the coding sequence ATGAGCAGCATCCAGCTGCGTCCAGGCGACCACCAGGACCTTCAACAACTCCTTGAGCTTGAGCAGCAAGCGTTCGCTTCGGATCGAATTTCCAAGCGTAGTTGGCTCTCGCTGCTCAAGAGTGCTTCGGCTGTCGTGCTGATCGCCAGCTTCGGTTCTGCGGTCGCGGGCTCAGCCGTCGTCCTGCTACGCAAACGCTCTTCTATTGCGCGCCTGTATTCGATCGCCGTCAAGGGCGGATATCGGGGTATGGGCGTGGGCCGCGCACTCGCCGTCGACTCGCTTCGCGTCGCGGAACAACTTGGCTGCAAGCAGATCCGGCTTGAAAGCCGGATAGACAATCTGCGAGCGCACGAGCTCTTCCATTCACTGGGCTTCCAGTCCTTCGGTCGCCCTGTTGACAACTACTATGCCGATGGCAAGGCTGCGATCCGATTTTGCCGCTCACTGCCTCGCTGCACTGCCGAGGCAGGACACGCGGTTACGGGCGTGCATTCTTCGCGCGGGCGAAGGGACCAAGATGATGAGCCTTTCACAGAGGCAGTGTGA
- a CDS encoding EexN family lipoprotein codes for MNKTMLLMLAVALTACGPSQPSETVDTLVANPERIKEIQRLCKEDRTKVGDELCLRAAEAAKRRFFGDRPEQKSK; via the coding sequence ATGAATAAGACAATGCTGCTGATGCTGGCCGTCGCGCTGACCGCATGCGGCCCTTCTCAACCTTCGGAAACCGTCGACACGCTGGTGGCCAATCCCGAGCGCATTAAGGAGATTCAGCGGCTGTGCAAGGAAGACCGAACGAAGGTCGGCGACGAGCTTTGTTTGCGCGCGGCCGAAGCCGCCAAGCGGAGATTCTTCGGTGATAGGCCTGAGCAGAAATCCAAGTAA
- a CDS encoding conjugal transfer protein TraG, which produces MQGTNVLFGQIAVVFGIVIAGVWGATQWTAAALGYQVRLGSPWFDLLGTPIYHPWKLFEWWFFFDAYAPRVFDTGGAIAGGSGLLAVVVAIGMSIWRSRQSRLVTTYGSARWANADDIRKAGLTQPAGVFLGQHDRQYLRHEGPEHVLTFAPTRSGKGVGLVVPTLLSWPASAVIHDIKGENWQITAGLRSRFSHCLLFNPTDAKSAAYNPLLEVRRGAHEVRDVQNIADILVDPEGALEKRNHWEKTSHALLVGAILHVLYAGEDKTLRGVANFLSDPASPFELTLHRMMTTPHLGDGPHPVVASAAREVLNKSDNERSGVLSTAMSFLGLYRDPTVAEVTSRCDWRIADLIAAEHPVSLYLMVPPSDISRTKPLIRLILNQIGRRLTESLDGSDGIKRRHKLLLMLDEFPALGRLDFFETALAFMAGYGIRSFLIAQSLNQIDKAYGQNHSILDNCHVRVTFATNDERTAKRISETLGTATELRAQRNYAGHRLAPWLGHLMVSRQETARPLLTPGEVMQLPPDEAVVMVSSVAPIKAKKLRYYADANFKLRVLPPPTLADGQYADAPPARADDWSGLAIPAVPAAPATAAADGLENFGSADDGGPRRQPELSDTVAYDPELGAPAADFGLLDDDDLPLPLPRQLDPAMQRTARLASLDPNDGIEL; this is translated from the coding sequence ATGCAAGGGACGAACGTGCTGTTCGGTCAGATCGCCGTCGTATTCGGCATCGTGATCGCCGGAGTGTGGGGCGCCACACAATGGACAGCAGCGGCCCTTGGTTATCAAGTACGCCTTGGCTCGCCCTGGTTCGATCTTCTAGGCACGCCGATCTACCACCCGTGGAAGCTGTTTGAATGGTGGTTCTTCTTCGACGCCTACGCGCCGCGCGTGTTCGATACCGGTGGCGCCATCGCAGGCGGCAGCGGCTTGCTGGCGGTGGTGGTCGCCATCGGCATGTCGATCTGGCGCTCGCGTCAATCTCGCCTTGTCACGACCTACGGATCGGCCCGCTGGGCGAACGCGGATGACATTCGCAAGGCCGGCCTCACGCAGCCTGCCGGCGTGTTCCTGGGCCAGCATGATCGGCAGTACCTCCGTCACGAAGGCCCAGAACACGTCCTGACCTTCGCGCCCACGCGCTCGGGCAAAGGTGTCGGCCTGGTGGTGCCGACGCTCCTGTCCTGGCCGGCCTCGGCCGTCATCCACGACATCAAGGGCGAGAACTGGCAGATCACCGCCGGCTTGCGCAGCCGATTCAGCCACTGCCTGCTGTTCAACCCGACCGATGCGAAGTCGGCCGCCTACAACCCGCTGCTGGAGGTTCGGCGCGGCGCGCATGAGGTGCGCGATGTGCAGAACATCGCGGACATCCTGGTCGATCCCGAAGGTGCGCTGGAGAAGCGCAACCATTGGGAGAAGACCAGCCACGCGCTGCTGGTCGGGGCCATCCTGCATGTGCTCTACGCGGGCGAAGACAAGACCTTGCGCGGCGTCGCCAACTTCCTCTCCGACCCGGCCAGCCCGTTCGAGCTGACTTTGCATCGGATGATGACCACGCCCCACCTGGGCGATGGCCCGCATCCTGTCGTCGCTTCGGCGGCGCGCGAAGTTCTCAACAAATCGGACAACGAGCGTTCTGGCGTGTTGAGCACCGCCATGTCGTTCCTCGGCCTGTACCGCGACCCGACGGTGGCCGAAGTCACCTCGCGCTGCGATTGGCGCATCGCCGACCTGATCGCGGCCGAGCATCCGGTGTCGCTGTATCTGATGGTGCCGCCTTCGGACATTTCACGGACGAAGCCCCTCATTCGCCTGATCCTCAACCAGATCGGGCGGCGACTGACGGAATCGCTCGACGGCTCCGACGGCATAAAGCGCCGCCACAAACTGCTGCTGATGCTCGACGAGTTCCCAGCACTCGGGCGGCTGGACTTCTTCGAGACGGCACTGGCCTTCATGGCGGGCTACGGCATCCGCAGTTTCCTCATCGCGCAGTCGCTCAACCAGATCGACAAAGCCTACGGCCAGAACCATTCGATTCTGGACAACTGCCATGTGCGCGTGACGTTTGCGACGAATGACGAACGCACCGCCAAGCGCATTTCCGAGACGTTGGGCACCGCGACCGAGCTGCGCGCCCAGCGCAATTACGCAGGCCACCGGCTGGCTCCGTGGCTGGGCCACCTCATGGTGTCGCGCCAGGAGACAGCCCGCCCGCTGCTGACGCCGGGCGAGGTGATGCAGCTTCCGCCTGACGAGGCTGTGGTGATGGTGTCCAGCGTGGCACCGATCAAGGCGAAGAAGTTGCGCTACTACGCGGACGCCAATTTCAAGCTGCGCGTGCTACCACCGCCCACGCTGGCGGATGGGCAGTACGCCGACGCGCCGCCGGCCCGCGCCGACGACTGGAGCGGGCTGGCGATTCCTGCTGTGCCCGCCGCACCAGCCACGGCAGCCGCCGATGGCCTGGAGAATTTTGGTTCGGCCGACGACGGCGGCCCGCGCCGTCAACCCGAGCTTTCCGACACCGTCGCTTACGACCCCGAACTGGGCGCGCCCGCAGCCGACTTTGGGCTGCTCGATGACGACGACTTGCCGCTTCCCCTTCCTCGCCAGCTCGATCCAGCCATGCAGCGCACGGCCCGGCTGGCTTCCCTCGACCCCAACGACGGAATCGAGCTATGA
- a CDS encoding LysR family transcriptional regulator → MEFRHLRCFLAVAEELHFARAAERLHIDQSPLSRSIKELEEELGACLFLRTTRNTQLTRAGRLFLEHVPRVFAALEQARDSVKSAANGFQGQLRIALSDGITPSRLPALLARSREEDPEVEIRLFEVPLDQQIKGLHGDLYDAGFSMAEEAGDGIVITPAWEDELMIAVPARHPVLAFKQVPLKEVLRYPLALGDPAVCEGHARQVDRFLRRLEQEPLIAQRVATFDVMMTLVSAGLALGLAGEAHIASSREPGVVARRMAGKPHMLTTYLLRRDAEPSEMLARFIERVAFIDSADGLDTAEDS, encoded by the coding sequence ATGGAATTTCGCCACCTTCGTTGCTTCCTCGCCGTGGCAGAAGAGTTGCACTTTGCACGTGCAGCCGAACGGTTGCACATCGATCAGTCACCCCTGTCTCGGAGCATCAAAGAGCTAGAGGAGGAACTTGGTGCATGCTTGTTCCTGCGTACTACTCGGAACACACAACTGACGCGCGCAGGACGGTTGTTCCTGGAGCATGTTCCGCGTGTCTTCGCGGCATTAGAGCAGGCACGCGACAGTGTCAAATCCGCGGCGAATGGGTTTCAAGGACAACTGCGCATTGCCCTATCCGACGGCATAACGCCATCGCGCCTTCCGGCACTGCTGGCGCGAAGCCGTGAAGAAGATCCCGAGGTAGAGATCCGACTTTTCGAGGTGCCATTGGACCAACAGATCAAGGGACTTCATGGCGATTTGTACGACGCAGGATTCTCGATGGCAGAAGAGGCCGGTGATGGCATCGTGATCACTCCTGCATGGGAGGACGAATTGATGATTGCCGTTCCGGCCCGTCATCCCGTACTCGCCTTCAAGCAGGTTCCACTCAAGGAAGTGCTGCGCTATCCATTGGCGCTTGGTGACCCGGCTGTCTGCGAAGGCCACGCGCGACAAGTTGATCGCTTCCTACGCAGACTCGAACAGGAGCCGCTGATCGCGCAGCGCGTGGCAACCTTCGATGTGATGATGACTTTGGTTTCCGCTGGCTTGGCCTTGGGCCTGGCGGGCGAGGCACACATCGCTTCTAGCCGCGAGCCAGGCGTCGTCGCCCGCCGCATGGCAGGCAAGCCACACATGCTCACGACTTATCTGCTACGCCGCGATGCGGAGCCATCCGAGATGTTGGCTCGATTCATTGAACGAGTGGCCTTTATTGATTCAGCGGATGGCCTCGACACCGCCGAGGACTCCTGA
- a CDS encoding TorF family putative porin encodes MASAQLTGNLTLTSDYVWRGSSQTRERPAIQGGIKYAHESGLYASVWGSNVKFKPDNGATSEFDIALG; translated from the coding sequence GTGGCATCGGCACAGCTCACCGGCAACCTGACTCTGACCTCGGACTACGTGTGGAGAGGGTCTTCGCAGACACGCGAGAGGCCCGCCATCCAGGGCGGCATCAAGTACGCCCACGAGTCGGGCCTCTACGCATCCGTCTGGGGCTCCAACGTCAAGTTCAAGCCGGACAACGGCGCCACCAGTGAGTTCGACATCGCGCTGGGCTGA